The Oxalobacteraceae bacterium OTU3CINTB1 genome includes a window with the following:
- the garD gene encoding galactarate dehydratase → MMPPTSAATPRYILMHDNDNVAIVVNDGGLPAGAVFDSGLTLLEAVPQGHKVALRDVAKGEAVIRYNVTIGFAADDLPAGSWLNEQNVQMPDARELVNLPISTRLQPPAEPLEGYTFQGFRNPDGSVGTRNILAITTTVQCVSGVVEFAVKRIKEELLPKYPNVDDVVGLEHTYGCGVAIDAPGAMIPIRTLRNITLNPNFGGQAMVVSLGCEKLQPTRLFPKGSIPIQNGGGTEPALVCLQDAQHVGFMSMIDSIMKQAEANLVNLNKRQRETVPASELVVGVQCGGSDAFSGVTANPAVGFATDLLVRAGATVMFSETTEVRDGIDQLTSRAATPEVADAMIREMAWYDNYLQRGGVDRSANTTPGNKKGGLSNIVEKAMGSIVKSGSSAISGVLSPGEKLTQKGLIYAATPASDFICGTLQLAAGMNVHIFTTGRGTPYGLAEVPVIKVATRNDLANRWHDLMDINAGRIASGEATIADVGWEMFQLVLDVASGRETWAEKWKLHNALVLFNPAPVT, encoded by the coding sequence ATGATGCCACCGACTAGCGCCGCCACGCCGCGCTACATCCTCATGCACGACAACGATAACGTCGCCATTGTTGTCAACGACGGCGGCCTGCCCGCCGGCGCGGTGTTCGACAGCGGCTTGACCTTGCTGGAAGCGGTCCCGCAAGGCCACAAGGTCGCGCTGCGCGACGTCGCCAAGGGCGAGGCCGTGATCCGCTACAACGTCACCATCGGCTTCGCCGCCGACGACCTGCCGGCCGGCAGTTGGCTCAACGAGCAGAATGTGCAGATGCCGGACGCGCGCGAACTGGTCAACCTGCCGATTTCGACCCGTTTGCAGCCACCGGCCGAACCGCTTGAGGGCTACACCTTCCAGGGCTTCCGCAATCCGGACGGCAGCGTCGGCACGCGCAACATCCTGGCCATCACCACCACCGTGCAATGCGTATCGGGCGTGGTGGAATTCGCCGTCAAGCGCATCAAGGAAGAACTGCTGCCCAAGTATCCGAACGTCGACGACGTGGTGGGCCTGGAGCATACCTACGGCTGCGGCGTGGCGATCGACGCGCCGGGTGCGATGATTCCGATCCGCACCTTGCGCAATATCACCCTCAATCCGAACTTCGGCGGACAGGCCATGGTCGTCAGCCTCGGTTGCGAAAAGCTGCAGCCGACGCGCCTGTTCCCTAAGGGTTCGATCCCGATCCAGAACGGCGGCGGCACCGAGCCGGCGCTGGTGTGCCTGCAGGACGCGCAGCACGTCGGCTTCATGTCGATGATCGACTCGATCATGAAGCAGGCCGAGGCCAACCTGGTCAACCTGAACAAGCGCCAGCGCGAGACCGTGCCGGCCTCCGAGCTGGTGGTCGGTGTGCAGTGCGGCGGCAGCGACGCCTTCTCCGGCGTGACCGCCAATCCGGCAGTCGGTTTCGCCACCGATTTGCTGGTGCGTGCCGGCGCCACCGTGATGTTCTCCGAAACCACCGAGGTACGCGACGGCATCGACCAGTTGACGTCGCGCGCGGCGACGCCGGAAGTGGCCGACGCGATGATCCGCGAGATGGCCTGGTACGACAACTACCTGCAGCGCGGCGGCGTTGACCGCAGCGCCAACACCACGCCCGGCAACAAGAAGGGCGGCCTGTCCAACATCGTCGAGAAGGCCATGGGTTCGATCGTCAAATCCGGCAGCAGCGCCATTTCCGGCGTGCTGTCGCCGGGCGAGAAGCTGACGCAAAAAGGCTTGATCTACGCCGCCACGCCGGCCAGCGATTTCATTTGCGGCACCTTGCAGCTGGCCGCCGGCATGAACGTCCATATTTTCACCACCGGCCGGGGCACCCCGTACGGCCTGGCGGAAGTCCCGGTGATCAAGGTCGCCACCCGCAACGACCTGGCCAACCGCTGGCACGATCTGATGGACATCAACGCCGGCCGCATCGCCAGCGGCGAGGCCACCATCGCCGATGTCGGCTGGGAGATGTTCCAGCTGGTGCTGGACGTGGCCAGCGGCCGCGAAACCTGGGCCGAGAAGTGGAAGCTGCATAACGCGCTTGTGCTGTTCAACCCGGCGCCGGTGACCTGA
- a CDS encoding NAD(P)-dependent oxidoreductase: MSKPFKRLLLTGAAGGLGKVLRERIKPWADVVVLSDIADMGEAREGEEIIQCDLADKAAVMKLLEGVEAVLHFGGISTENTFENIMQANILGTYNLYEAAHKQGTKRIIFASSNHTIGYYKWTDYIDADSPTRPDSFYGVSKCFGESLSRYYYDRTGLETVCLRIGSSFPEPANPRMLVTWLSYDDLEEALRCSLFTPRVGHTILFGASANPASWWDNSKAAHLGYVPKDSSVQFSDKFPDTGVYPAADDLATVYQGGGFAAVGPRYQD; the protein is encoded by the coding sequence ATGAGCAAGCCATTCAAACGATTGCTGCTGACCGGCGCCGCCGGCGGCCTGGGTAAAGTCCTGCGCGAGCGCATCAAGCCTTGGGCCGATGTGGTGGTGCTGTCCGATATCGCCGACATGGGCGAAGCGCGCGAGGGCGAGGAAATCATCCAGTGCGACCTGGCCGACAAGGCAGCCGTCATGAAGCTGCTGGAGGGCGTGGAGGCGGTATTGCACTTCGGCGGCATCTCGACCGAGAACACGTTTGAAAACATCATGCAGGCGAATATCCTCGGCACCTACAACCTGTACGAGGCGGCGCACAAGCAGGGCACCAAGCGCATCATCTTCGCCAGCTCTAACCACACCATCGGCTACTACAAGTGGACCGATTACATCGACGCCGACAGCCCGACCCGCCCGGACAGCTTCTATGGCGTCAGCAAGTGCTTCGGCGAGTCGCTGTCGCGCTACTACTACGACCGCACCGGCCTGGAAACGGTCTGCCTGCGCATCGGTTCATCGTTCCCCGAGCCGGCCAACCCGCGCATGCTGGTGACCTGGTTGAGCTACGACGATCTGGAAGAGGCGCTGCGCTGCTCGCTGTTCACGCCGCGCGTGGGCCATACGATTTTGTTCGGCGCCTCGGCCAACCCGGCCAGCTGGTGGGACAACAGCAAGGCCGCGCACCTGGGCTATGTGCCGAAGGATAGCTCGGTGCAGTTCTCCGACAAGTTCCCGGACACCGGCGTGTACCCGGCGGCGGACGATCTGGCGACCGTGTATCAGGGCGGTGGCTTCGCCGCCGTCGGTCCGCGCTACCAGGACTGA
- a CDS encoding flavodoxin family protein: MNVTSPALQGVVIFHSGYGHTKRMADAVAQGAQASLLQIGADGSLPDEDWAAIETAHFIILGSPTYMGGPSWQFKKFADDSSKPWFADQWKDKIFGGFTNSASVNGDKLATLQYFTLLAAQHRGLWVGVGVKSSNTKASQRDDINRMGSFLGPMAQTPADATPEEMSPGDLETARQYGARVAEIAGLFLSASSAQIA; this comes from the coding sequence ATGAACGTTACCTCCCCGGCTTTACAAGGCGTCGTCATCTTCCATTCCGGCTACGGCCACACAAAACGGATGGCGGACGCCGTCGCGCAGGGCGCGCAGGCAAGTCTGCTGCAAATCGGTGCCGACGGCAGCTTGCCCGACGAGGACTGGGCCGCCATCGAGACGGCGCACTTCATCATCCTTGGATCGCCGACCTATATGGGAGGACCAAGCTGGCAGTTCAAGAAATTCGCCGACGACTCTTCCAAGCCGTGGTTCGCGGACCAATGGAAGGACAAGATTTTCGGCGGATTCACCAACAGCGCCAGCGTCAATGGCGACAAGCTGGCGACACTGCAGTATTTCACGCTGCTCGCCGCGCAGCACCGTGGCCTTTGGGTCGGCGTCGGCGTGAAGTCGTCCAATACCAAAGCGTCCCAACGGGACGACATCAATCGCATGGGATCTTTTTTGGGCCCGATGGCGCAAACGCCGGCCGATGCCACGCCCGAAGAGATGTCCCCGGGAGACCTGGAGACCGCGCGGCAGTATGGCGCGCGCGTCGCTGAAATCGCCGGCCTGTTCCTGTCGGCGTCGTCGGCGCAGATCGCATAA
- a CDS encoding DoxX family protein encodes MRTFALRTWLSWGLVAFFVFAGVLNIVAPVSLQEDYARWGYPTWFHFATGALELTSALLQSRRTTSWAGLTLGMLIMASAVATLSLHREWTHAVFPALILAALTFTLIARSRRLKTGAMANGTSPSH; translated from the coding sequence ATGAGAACGTTTGCGTTGCGTACCTGGCTAAGCTGGGGTCTTGTCGCCTTTTTCGTATTTGCAGGCGTGCTGAATATCGTGGCGCCGGTGTCGCTGCAAGAAGACTATGCGCGATGGGGCTATCCAACCTGGTTCCATTTCGCCACCGGCGCGCTCGAGCTGACGAGCGCCTTGCTGCAAAGCCGCCGCACCACATCGTGGGCGGGCCTCACCCTCGGCATGCTGATCATGGCGTCGGCCGTCGCCACCCTCTCCCTGCACCGCGAGTGGACACACGCAGTGTTCCCCGCGCTGATCCTGGCCGCCCTGACCTTCACGCTGATCGCGCGATCCAGGCGGCTCAAAACCGGTGCCATGGCCAATGGCACATCACCATCACACTAA
- a CDS encoding FadR family transcriptional regulator gives MLKRTLAANDGTTPETRLYRLVADRIQELIRDEHIAPGERLPSERDLATKLSVSRASLREALIALELGGVIEVRGGSGVYVSERPTPADLPEAGPGPFEVLSARRLIESEIAAIAARVATDSAIDAILKAVVEMEQNHSNYSSNEAADRNFHIAIARATGNSALVGSLDYLWDQRGRLWHKLKEHFQTEELRQETLKDHRRILEAIAAHDPAAARKAMRAHLERVTRTFSRG, from the coding sequence ATGCTGAAGAGAACTTTAGCGGCCAATGACGGCACCACTCCGGAGACGCGCTTATACCGTCTCGTGGCCGACCGTATCCAAGAGCTGATCCGCGACGAACACATCGCCCCCGGCGAGCGCCTGCCGTCGGAACGCGACCTGGCCACCAAGCTCAGTGTCAGCCGCGCCTCGCTGCGCGAAGCGCTGATCGCGCTGGAACTGGGCGGCGTGATCGAGGTGCGCGGCGGCTCCGGCGTCTACGTCAGCGAGCGCCCCACCCCGGCCGACCTGCCGGAAGCCGGGCCCGGTCCGTTCGAAGTACTGTCCGCGCGCCGCCTGATCGAATCGGAAATCGCCGCCATCGCCGCCCGCGTCGCCACCGACAGCGCCATCGACGCCATCCTCAAGGCGGTCGTCGAGATGGAACAGAACCACTCCAATTATTCAAGCAACGAAGCGGCCGACCGCAACTTCCATATCGCTATCGCGCGCGCCACCGGCAATAGCGCGCTGGTGGGATCCCTCGATTACCTGTGGGACCAGCGCGGCCGCCTGTGGCACAAGCTCAAAGAACACTTCCAGACCGAGGAACTGCGCCAGGAAACGCTGAAGGACCACCGCCGCATCCTGGAGGCGATCGCCGCCCACGATCCGGCGGCCGCGCGCAAGGCCATGCGCGCCCACCTGGAACGCGTCACGCGCACCTTCTCGCGCGGTTGA